In one Flavobacteriales bacterium genomic region, the following are encoded:
- a CDS encoding DNA alkylation repair protein, with product MEKPEIHSLISALQEVAIAADAPHMKAYMKHRFEFIGVKSQARKQASKEFIDLALGSKDLDAAWVGELWASPYRELQYVAMDYLARTKRFWQPHHLQLFRGLILTRSWWDTVDFLASTCVGGVIKKYPELVDDMDAWNADENMWSIRTSILYQLKYKESVDTDRLSRYILAHRDSNEFFIQKAIGWALRQYAKFDPFWVKGFVDTHDLAALSRREAMKHLS from the coding sequence ATGGAGAAGCCAGAAATACACAGTCTGATATCAGCTCTGCAAGAAGTGGCCATTGCCGCTGATGCTCCGCATATGAAGGCCTATATGAAGCATCGATTCGAGTTCATAGGGGTCAAGAGCCAAGCCCGTAAACAGGCTTCTAAGGAATTCATCGACCTCGCTCTAGGATCTAAGGACTTGGATGCTGCTTGGGTAGGAGAGCTTTGGGCATCACCCTACCGGGAGTTGCAATATGTGGCCATGGATTACCTCGCACGTACCAAGCGATTCTGGCAGCCACATCATCTGCAACTCTTCCGTGGACTCATTTTGACCAGATCCTGGTGGGACACCGTAGATTTTCTGGCCTCGACCTGTGTAGGAGGGGTCATCAAGAAGTATCCTGAACTGGTAGATGATATGGACGCATGGAATGCCGATGAAAATATGTGGTCGATACGTACATCCATCCTCTACCAACTCAAGTATAAGGAGTCAGTAGATACGGATCGATTGAGTCGATATATCCTAGCTCATAGGGATTCCAATGAATTCTTTATCCAAAAGGCCATCGGATGGGCATTGCGTCAGTATGCTAAATTCGATCCATTCTGGGTGAAGGGCTTCGTTGATACCCATGATCTCGCAGCCTTGAGCAGAAGGGAAGCCATGAAACACCTGAGTTGA
- a CDS encoding glycosyltransferase family 2 protein: protein MRVSVIIPTYNEEDFVSGVISDLAAQDFPKDDMEVLIVDGRSSDRTREIIESEARTYAWLMLLDNPHRVVPNAMNIGIRTSRGQTIIRMDAHCRYPSNYIFRLLEVQEETRADNVGGVWITVPGADTAMARAIALATSHPFGIGNASYRLENKEVKEVDTVPYGCYPREVFERIGMYDEDLVRNQDDELNGRLIQAGGKIVLIPDLEIEYSARPTWKKMNKMFYQYGLYKPLVNKKLGRPATWRQFIPPAFVVVGLLLVLSVFITQDVWIQMVLALVYVTAALGIALSAALHESRPSMVFLMPITFALIHLSYGLGYWRGIWQFMIRGNSHINTVPSR, encoded by the coding sequence GTGCGCGTTTCTGTCATCATACCCACATACAATGAGGAGGACTTCGTCTCAGGGGTCATCTCCGATCTGGCCGCGCAGGATTTTCCAAAAGATGACATGGAGGTCTTGATCGTGGATGGACGCAGTTCGGATAGAACGCGGGAGATCATCGAATCGGAAGCACGCACATATGCCTGGCTCATGCTACTGGACAATCCCCATCGGGTCGTGCCGAATGCGATGAACATCGGTATCCGGACCAGTCGAGGGCAGACCATCATTCGCATGGATGCACACTGTAGGTATCCGAGTAACTACATCTTCCGTTTGCTAGAGGTGCAAGAAGAGACCAGGGCTGATAATGTAGGAGGAGTCTGGATCACAGTTCCCGGTGCTGATACGGCCATGGCCCGTGCGATCGCCTTGGCCACGAGCCATCCATTCGGGATAGGGAATGCATCCTACCGTTTGGAGAACAAGGAAGTGAAAGAAGTGGATACCGTGCCCTATGGCTGCTATCCCAGAGAGGTCTTCGAGCGGATAGGGATGTACGATGAGGACCTGGTCCGCAATCAAGATGATGAACTGAACGGTCGCTTGATACAAGCGGGAGGGAAGATCGTGCTCATTCCCGATCTGGAGATCGAGTATTCGGCCCGGCCCACTTGGAAGAAGATGAACAAGATGTTTTATCAATATGGACTGTACAAGCCTTTGGTCAATAAAAAACTGGGAAGACCAGCTACCTGGCGCCAGTTCATTCCACCGGCCTTTGTGGTAGTAGGTCTTCTTCTGGTACTCAGTGTGTTCATCACGCAAGATGTTTGGATACAGATGGTCCTCGCCTTGGTGTATGTCACAGCCGCATTGGGTATTGCCCTATCCGCGGCTTTACATGAGTCCCGTCCGAGCATGGTCTTTCTCATGCCCATCACATTTGCACTTATCCATCTGAGCTATGGCTTGGGATACTGGAGAGGTATCTGGCAATTCATGATCCGTGGAAATTCCCACATCAATACGGTTCCTTCCCGATAG
- a CDS encoding GNAT family N-acetyltransferase, translated as MSVQIETIAIQQLPSLSDGVSLFASNEWAEVIGDRLQAYEVHSSGGERLATFLLFHSSKLGVDYTITSPFAPHIGLDLRLSAEKMESRQSLEKSIHRAIAELLNSRKDALLEISLSVDVVDSQAYTWSGQEVSPRHTYHIDLARSKEELLAAMSSERRKNIRKAENDGLTVERTQDTARFQRLIEKTVERQGISMDREIFECLLNDPILQDHRDLYLCHRDGQDLAASLVVHDKDQAYYLIGGYDDGAGHQGAGTLNLWNAMLDAKARGNRIFDLEGSMIPEVERYFRGFGGELKTYFSIKKKSLVGRIASKLKGKG; from the coding sequence GTGTCAGTGCAGATAGAGACCATAGCGATTCAGCAACTACCCTCTCTCAGCGATGGAGTGAGCTTATTTGCCAGTAACGAATGGGCCGAAGTCATAGGCGATCGATTACAAGCCTACGAAGTGCATAGTTCTGGAGGAGAACGCTTGGCCACATTTCTGCTCTTTCACAGTTCCAAACTCGGAGTCGATTACACGATCACCTCACCATTCGCACCACATATAGGCTTGGACCTCCGTTTGAGCGCTGAGAAAATGGAGAGTAGACAGAGTCTGGAGAAATCGATTCATCGCGCCATTGCAGAGCTCCTGAATAGCAGGAAGGATGCGCTTCTGGAGATTTCACTGAGCGTGGATGTGGTGGATAGCCAGGCCTATACATGGTCTGGACAAGAAGTGAGTCCACGACATACCTACCATATCGATCTGGCTCGAAGCAAAGAAGAACTGCTGGCCGCCATGAGCTCTGAGCGCAGGAAGAACATCCGCAAGGCTGAGAATGATGGGCTCACGGTAGAGCGTACCCAGGATACCGCTCGATTCCAGCGGCTCATCGAGAAGACAGTGGAGCGACAAGGTATCTCCATGGATCGAGAGATCTTCGAGTGTCTTTTGAATGATCCGATACTGCAGGACCATAGGGACTTATATCTATGTCACCGAGATGGTCAGGATCTGGCTGCCAGTCTCGTGGTGCATGATAAGGATCAGGCCTACTACCTGATAGGAGGCTATGACGATGGTGCAGGTCATCAGGGTGCGGGTACGCTCAATCTCTGGAATGCTATGCTCGATGCAAAAGCACGAGGCAACAGGATCTTCGATCTGGAGGGCTCCATGATTCCCGAGGTGGAACGCTACTTCAGAGGCTTTGGCGGAGAGTTGAAGACCTATTTCTCCATCAAGAAGAAATCACTGGTAGGTAGGATCGCCTCAAAACTCAAGGGCAAAGGATAG